A DNA window from Anaerolineales bacterium contains the following coding sequences:
- a CDS encoding Rrf2 family transcriptional regulator — MEITRQADYAIRAILYLAENEKRGRAPTNLIAEAKHIPPSFLAKIISQLSVAGLVNTSRGARGGVTLARPSGEITLLDVIEAIDGPLSINTCALDLSVCEFGKECLVGPVFCRLQEELVTRLKEVTFNQLVKGPTDNPAPSA, encoded by the coding sequence ATGGAAATCACACGCCAGGCCGATTACGCCATCCGCGCCATTTTGTATTTGGCGGAGAACGAAAAAAGGGGTCGCGCGCCGACCAACCTCATCGCCGAGGCCAAGCACATCCCCCCGTCGTTCCTCGCCAAGATCATCTCCCAGCTTTCCGTCGCCGGGCTGGTAAACACCTCGCGCGGCGCGCGCGGCGGGGTGACCCTGGCGCGGCCGTCCGGCGAAATCACGCTCCTGGATGTAATCGAAGCCATCGACGGGCCTTTGTCCATCAACACTTGCGCCCTGGATCTTTCCGTTTGTGAATTCGGGAAGGAATGCCTCGTGGGGCCGGTGTTCTGCCGACTGCAGGAGGAATTGGTCACCCGGCTGAAGGAAGTCACGTTTAACCAGCTGGTGAAAGGGCCGACGGACAACCCCGCCCCCTCCGCCTAG
- a CDS encoding LysM peptidoglycan-binding domain-containing protein, with translation MRSYLSSIFVAAFLLTVSVVPALASPCAGAALQPTAYRTATPLEDGRILYVVQEGDTLWKISAITGVPIDELERLNNIRREDSLQVGTTLVLGIVTPTYAEPTLAFQPSATPSPLPVTGKGDICVSFFNDADGDGFQQEEGEGLVAGGQVSVALIDGTEVGNHTIDDATEEYCFVDIPAGEYNVAAAAPKNYNPTAAMNQFLTLEPGAKAFISFAVQGDNPQSGTGDGQGGGGGSWWVGLIGLALLGGAGFMIYTIMRPRRSLRW, from the coding sequence ATGCGATCTTACCTGTCTTCGATCTTCGTCGCGGCGTTCCTGCTGACGGTCAGCGTCGTTCCCGCGCTCGCCAGCCCTTGTGCGGGGGCCGCCCTGCAACCCACGGCCTACCGGACCGCTACGCCTTTGGAAGACGGGCGGATCCTCTACGTTGTTCAGGAAGGCGACACCTTGTGGAAGATTTCCGCGATCACCGGAGTCCCGATCGACGAACTGGAGCGCCTGAACAACATCCGCCGCGAGGATTCTCTGCAGGTCGGGACGACCTTGGTTCTCGGCATCGTCACGCCGACCTACGCCGAGCCGACGCTCGCCTTCCAGCCTTCCGCCACCCCTTCGCCGCTGCCCGTGACCGGAAAGGGAGACATTTGCGTTTCCTTCTTCAACGACGCCGACGGCGACGGCTTCCAGCAGGAGGAAGGGGAAGGCCTCGTGGCCGGCGGCCAGGTCAGCGTAGCGCTGATCGACGGCACCGAGGTTGGGAACCACACCATCGACGACGCGACTGAAGAGTATTGCTTCGTCGACATTCCCGCCGGGGAGTACAACGTCGCGGCGGCCGCCCCGAAAAACTACAACCCGACGGCGGCGATGAACCAATTCCTGACATTGGAGCCGGGCGCAAAGGCCTTCATCAGCTTCGCCGTTCAGGGGGATAATCCCCAAAGCGGGACCGGAGATGGACAAGGCGGGGGGGGCGGGTCCTGGTGGGTGGGCCTGATCGGTTTGGCGCTTCTCGGCGGCGCGGGATTTATGATCTACACCATAATGCGGCCGAGGAGAAGCCTGCGTTGGTAG
- a CDS encoding MFS transporter, with amino-acid sequence MTVPASLASIFLAIEFLDELSFGAVGAAWPAIRDDLNLTYMQVGALMGLPLFLGNFIEPALGLLGDLGHRKRIILCGGICFLAAMLMMGFSTSFLTLLAAAVLASPSSGAFVSLSQATLMDLDPGRRELSMASWTLAGSLGVVAGPILLAAALAGGGSWRLTLFFSAAAACLLVLALAPRRFPASSAGEEPPAAHRLLADFFSAVRRPEVLRWLVLLALGDLMLDVLLGFIALYGTDVAAASPAAAGLMVAVWSGLGVLGDALLIPLLKRMNPVKYLRLSAAAMAGVFAGFLLAPWIGIKIALLALMGLLNSGWYAIPQARLYATLPGRSGVAMAVTSAFGILIGGIPVLLGILAQSFGLAAVMWLLMAGPLGLLVLLPRGADPSPGLPPSGVGAAGGKEIRS; translated from the coding sequence TTGACCGTCCCGGCCAGCCTCGCATCCATTTTTCTGGCGATCGAATTCCTCGACGAACTGTCCTTCGGCGCCGTTGGGGCGGCCTGGCCAGCCATCCGCGACGATCTGAACCTGACCTACATGCAGGTCGGAGCGCTGATGGGACTGCCGCTTTTCCTGGGAAATTTTATCGAACCCGCACTCGGCCTGCTCGGCGATCTGGGGCACCGCAAACGGATCATCCTCTGTGGCGGGATCTGCTTCCTGGCGGCCATGCTGATGATGGGATTCTCGACTTCCTTCCTCACCCTGCTGGCCGCGGCGGTCCTTGCCTCCCCGTCGTCGGGCGCATTTGTCAGCCTGTCGCAGGCGACCCTGATGGATCTGGATCCCGGCCGCCGGGAGCTTTCGATGGCGAGCTGGACTCTGGCCGGATCGCTGGGCGTGGTCGCCGGTCCGATCCTGCTGGCGGCGGCCCTCGCCGGCGGCGGAAGTTGGCGCCTGACCTTGTTCTTCTCCGCCGCGGCCGCCTGCCTGTTGGTTCTGGCGCTTGCGCCGCGGCGTTTTCCGGCGTCTTCCGCCGGGGAGGAGCCGCCGGCCGCCCATAGGTTGCTGGCGGATTTTTTTTCGGCCGTCCGGCGCCCGGAGGTGTTGCGCTGGCTGGTCCTCCTGGCTCTTGGCGACCTCATGCTCGACGTCCTGCTCGGCTTCATCGCCCTGTATGGAACCGATGTCGCCGCGGCTTCTCCGGCAGCCGCCGGATTGATGGTCGCGGTTTGGAGCGGGTTGGGGGTTCTGGGAGACGCACTGCTGATTCCATTGCTCAAACGGATGAATCCAGTGAAATACCTGCGATTGAGCGCGGCCGCGATGGCCGGAGTATTCGCCGGCTTTCTGCTGGCGCCTTGGATCGGAATAAAAATCGCCCTGCTGGCCTTGATGGGGTTGCTGAACTCAGGATGGTATGCCATCCCGCAAGCGAGGTTATACGCCACCCTTCCAGGCCGGTCCGGCGTCGCCATGGCGGTCACGTCCGCCTTTGGGATCTTGATTGGGGGAATCCCGGTATTGCTCGGCATACTGGCCCAATCGTTCGGATTGGCCGCCGTGATGTGGCTGCTGATGGCCGGTCCGCTCGGCTTGCTGGTCCTGCTCCCGCGCGGCGCCGACCCGTCCCCCGGTTTGCCTCCCTCCGGCGTAGGCGCCGCAGGGGGAAAGGAAATTAGATCATGA
- a CDS encoding SAM-dependent methyltransferase produces the protein MKKSQISITAQGIALARALEYDRPAAERICDDPLARKFIHPAFYRLGKALAGYGERKGPGVIGFLVVRCRYMDDCLKESIASGVRQAVILGAGLDSRAYRIAEAKQGVRVFEVDQPATQALKIGKVKRGLGALPPHVAYVPVDFNAEDLEKLISAGYDPGRKTFFIWEGVTHYLTPAAVGRTLAFVAGQSAPGSAIVFDYMDPSALRAEQKRGEVVRMQRTSRFTGEGLKFGIEPGEIEPFLKARGFGRIANMTAGDLHRKYFTGANRIRTVAPIYAIARATVSG, from the coding sequence ATGAAGAAATCGCAGATCAGCATCACCGCCCAGGGCATCGCCCTGGCCCGCGCGCTGGAATACGACCGGCCGGCGGCGGAAAGGATTTGCGACGACCCGCTGGCCCGCAAATTCATCCATCCGGCATTTTACCGGCTGGGAAAGGCGCTGGCCGGCTACGGGGAGCGAAAGGGCCCGGGCGTGATCGGGTTCCTGGTCGTACGCTGCCGCTATATGGACGATTGCCTGAAGGAATCGATCGCCTCCGGTGTCCGTCAAGCGGTCATCCTCGGCGCGGGATTGGATTCGCGGGCTTACCGCATCGCAGAGGCGAAACAAGGCGTGCGCGTGTTTGAAGTGGATCAGCCCGCCACGCAGGCGCTGAAAATCGGGAAGGTGAAGCGAGGCCTCGGCGCCTTGCCCCCGCACGTCGCGTATGTCCCGGTCGATTTCAACGCCGAGGATTTGGAGAAACTGATTTCAGCCGGGTACGATCCGGGCCGGAAGACGTTTTTTATCTGGGAAGGAGTGACTCATTATCTGACCCCCGCGGCCGTCGGCCGAACCTTGGCCTTCGTCGCCGGGCAATCCGCCCCCGGCAGCGCGATCGTTTTTGATTACATGGATCCTTCTGCTTTGCGTGCGGAGCAAAAACGCGGCGAAGTGGTCCGCATGCAGCGGACCAGCCGCTTCACCGGCGAAGGGCTGAAATTCGGGATCGAGCCGGGCGAGATCGAACCGTTCCTGAAGGCGCGCGGGTTCGGCCGGATCGCGAACATGACGGCTGGGGACCTGCATCGAAAATACTTCACAGGGGCAAACCGGATTCGGACCGTCGCGCCGATCTACGCGATCGCTCGGGCAACGGTCTCCGGATAA
- a CDS encoding CPBP family intramembrane metalloprotease, with the protein MPSDAWQPAAYAPACVIVAPLMEEPVCRGFILRAWMRRGVLAGVLLPGLPFGLVHSQIAGLLPPAFPGIVLGVPV; encoded by the coding sequence ATGCCTTCGGATGCCTGGCAACCCGCCGCTTACGCCCCGGCCTGCGTCATCGTCGCGCCGCTGATGGAAGAACCGGTCTGCCGCGGCTTCATTCTACGCGCCTGGATGCGGCGGGGCGTCTTGGCAGGCGTTCTGCTTCCGGGTTTGCCGTTCGGATTGGTTCACTCGCAGATCGCCGGGTTGCTGCCGCCGGCCTTTCCGGGAATCGTGCTGGGCGTGCCGGTGTAA
- a CDS encoding DEAD/DEAH box helicase has protein sequence MALESVLRSLRADPHLAPNITVWERIPPRETDLVPLPEGLRPEILSGLRRGGIERLYAHQAAALEAAGRGEHVVLATGTASGKTLAYNLPILQRRLSEPDSTAMYLFPTKALARDQAAELARWEEVLAAGGMGIRLYDGDTPQSRRGEYRRSARFLVTNPDMLHLAILPHHTRWAEFLSRLRYVVLDEVHVYRGVFGSHMANVLRRLGRICSFYQPAGPGPQFFMTSATIANPRELAERLIDSPATLIDRDGSPRAERHLILYNPPLADPALGLRRSYLRETQELALRLLQAGVQTAVFARTRRSVELLLGALRDRASAAGLDPKSIRGYRAGYLSEERREIEAGLRAGTVRCVVATSALELGVDIGSLGAAVIAGYPGTVASFWQRAGRAGRRDSESLAVLVAASDPLDQFLIGHPEFLLGRSPEHARINPDNLAILAGHLRCSAFEMPFASGERFGAADAGPILEAMAEEGELHRAANGEVSWVGEAYPAAEISLRTAGADRVMVQEIRDGHPRLIGEVDRAAAPAWVHAGAIYLHEGRTYFIESLDWRAGTAAARPIEADYYTETSQDVELEVLAVRDASEGGVLRRAWGEVHITARTAAFRKVRRATGETVGHGEIDLPPNEFQTAGCWLWAAPDALAAFEGEAREFLALIGPNNYGPSWTEARRAARARDEFRCARCGAPESLRREHDVHHLVPFRSFGYVPGQNENHKLANAVENLVTLCPACHQRVEAQQGTHTALGGLAHALHNLAPLILMCDSRDIGCSAELRGKETGAPTVTFFDNAAEGLGLSEELYDALPRLLASAADLIRDCPCAAGCPACVGPVAPGAGPVKAAAQRLAEILAGGKAG, from the coding sequence ATGGCCCTTGAATCCGTCCTGCGCTCCCTGCGCGCCGATCCGCATCTCGCGCCGAACATCACAGTGTGGGAGCGGATTCCGCCGCGCGAAACGGACCTCGTCCCGCTGCCGGAAGGGCTGCGGCCTGAAATACTCTCGGGCTTGCGCCGCGGCGGGATCGAACGGCTGTACGCGCACCAGGCCGCCGCGCTGGAAGCCGCCGGACGGGGAGAGCACGTGGTGCTTGCCACCGGGACCGCCTCCGGCAAGACGCTGGCCTACAATCTACCCATCCTCCAGCGCCGGCTGTCTGAACCGGATTCGACGGCGATGTATCTGTTTCCCACCAAGGCGCTGGCGCGGGATCAGGCGGCGGAACTCGCGCGCTGGGAGGAGGTCCTCGCGGCCGGCGGGATGGGCATCCGCCTCTACGACGGCGACACGCCGCAATCGCGGCGCGGCGAATACCGGCGCAGTGCGCGATTCCTGGTGACGAATCCGGACATGCTCCACCTGGCCATCCTGCCGCACCACACCCGCTGGGCGGAGTTCCTCTCCCGCCTGCGGTACGTGGTGCTGGACGAGGTGCATGTCTACCGCGGGGTTTTCGGCTCGCACATGGCGAACGTGCTGCGCCGGCTGGGGCGGATCTGCTCCTTCTATCAACCCGCCGGACCCGGGCCGCAGTTTTTTATGACCTCGGCCACGATCGCCAACCCGCGCGAACTGGCCGAGCGCTTGATCGATTCGCCGGCGACGCTGATCGACCGGGACGGATCGCCGCGGGCGGAGAGGCACCTGATCCTCTACAATCCGCCGCTGGCGGATCCGGCGCTCGGCCTACGCCGATCCTACCTGCGCGAAACGCAGGAATTGGCCCTGCGGCTGCTGCAAGCCGGCGTGCAGACCGCGGTCTTCGCCCGCACCCGGCGGTCGGTGGAACTGCTGCTCGGCGCGCTGCGGGATCGGGCCTCCGCGGCGGGGCTGGATCCGAAATCCATCCGCGGATACCGCGCCGGGTACCTTTCCGAGGAACGGCGCGAAATCGAGGCCGGATTGCGCGCGGGGACGGTGCGCTGCGTTGTGGCGACCAGCGCGCTGGAGCTCGGGGTGGATATCGGCTCGCTCGGCGCGGCGGTGATCGCGGGGTACCCGGGCACGGTGGCTTCGTTCTGGCAGCGGGCGGGCCGCGCGGGGCGGCGCGATTCAGAATCACTGGCCGTATTGGTGGCCGCGTCCGATCCGCTCGACCAATTTCTGATAGGCCATCCGGAATTCCTGCTCGGCCGTTCGCCCGAACATGCACGGATTAATCCCGACAATCTCGCCATTCTCGCCGGCCACCTGCGCTGTTCGGCCTTCGAAATGCCGTTCGCCTCTGGCGAGCGGTTCGGTGCCGCCGATGCGGGGCCGATCCTGGAGGCGATGGCCGAGGAGGGCGAACTGCACCGGGCCGCGAACGGCGAGGTTTCCTGGGTGGGCGAGGCGTATCCCGCGGCGGAGATCAGCCTGCGGACCGCCGGGGCCGACCGGGTGATGGTGCAGGAGATCCGCGACGGACATCCGCGCCTGATCGGCGAGGTGGACCGCGCGGCGGCCCCCGCCTGGGTGCACGCCGGCGCGATCTACCTGCACGAAGGGCGGACGTACTTCATCGAATCGCTGGATTGGCGGGCGGGGACGGCCGCGGCGCGTCCGATCGAAGCGGACTACTACACCGAAACCTCGCAGGACGTCGAGTTGGAGGTGCTCGCCGTGCGCGACGCGTCGGAAGGCGGCGTGCTGCGGCGGGCCTGGGGCGAGGTGCACATCACCGCGCGCACGGCCGCCTTCCGCAAGGTCCGGCGGGCGACGGGCGAGACGGTCGGGCACGGGGAGATCGACCTGCCCCCGAACGAGTTTCAGACGGCCGGCTGCTGGCTGTGGGCCGCGCCGGATGCGTTGGCGGCCTTCGAGGGGGAAGCGCGCGAATTCCTGGCGCTGATCGGGCCGAACAACTACGGCCCTTCCTGGACCGAGGCGCGCCGCGCCGCCCGCGCACGCGACGAATTCCGCTGCGCGCGCTGCGGGGCACCGGAATCCCTGCGCCGCGAGCACGACGTCCATCACCTCGTCCCGTTCCGTTCGTTCGGCTATGTTCCCGGCCAGAACGAGAACCACAAGCTTGCGAACGCGGTGGAGAACCTGGTCACGCTGTGCCCCGCCTGCCACCAGCGAGTCGAAGCCCAGCAAGGGACTCACACCGCCCTCGGCGGGCTGGCCCACGCGCTGCACAACCTCGCCCCGCTGATCCTGATGTGCGATTCGCGCGACATCGGCTGTTCGGCCGAACTGCGCGGAAAGGAAACCGGCGCGCCGACGGTGACCTTCTTCGACAACGCGGCGGAAGGCCTCGGACTTTCCGAGGAGCTGTACGATGCCCTGCCGCGCCTGCTCGCCTCGGCGGCGGACCTGATCCGCGATTGCCCCTGCGCCGCCGGCTGTCCGGCGTGCGTCGGACCGGTCGCCCCGGGCGCAGGCCCGGTAAAAGCGGCGGCCCAGCGCTTGGCGGAGATCCTGGCGGGTGGAAAAGCCGGATAA
- a CDS encoding DUF456 domain-containing protein, with amino-acid sequence MTEWMLLSVVVFLMLLGLAGVLLPLLPGIELIWLAALGYGILNGFTWGGALAMGVITLLLLAGLSSDIWITGLGLKSAGTSLGSMLLGGMLLVFGSLLLTPLAGILLGLAALAALEYRRHRDWRKAAASAGTALAGCGLSFGVKLLIGLAMIGVWVLWVLRG; translated from the coding sequence ATGACGGAGTGGATGCTGCTCAGCGTCGTTGTTTTTCTCATGCTCCTCGGATTGGCCGGGGTCCTTCTGCCCCTCCTGCCCGGCATCGAGCTGATCTGGCTGGCCGCCCTCGGCTACGGCATCCTGAACGGATTCACTTGGGGAGGCGCGCTAGCGATGGGGGTCATCACGCTGCTGCTCCTCGCCGGACTGTCTTCCGATATTTGGATCACCGGCCTGGGATTGAAATCCGCCGGCACGTCCCTGGGTTCGATGCTACTCGGCGGCATGCTCCTGGTCTTTGGATCCCTGTTGCTCACGCCCCTGGCCGGCATCCTGCTTGGGCTGGCGGCGCTGGCGGCGCTCGAGTACCGGCGGCACCGCGATTGGCGCAAGGCGGCCGCTTCCGCCGGAACGGCGCTCGCGGGCTGCGGGCTGTCGTTCGGAGTCAAGCTGTTGATCGGACTGGCGATGATCGGGGTTTGGGTGCTTTGGGTGTTGCGGGGGTAA